The Methanococcoides methylutens MM1 genome has a window encoding:
- the trpD gene encoding anthranilate phosphoribosyltransferase — protein sequence MKRCLQKLIEGNDLTRAEAEAAMEQILESATDAQIGAFVMGMKMKGETPDEITGFVNAMLKVANLISPEVKGTLVDVVGTGGDRHNTINISTPAAIVAAAAGVTVAKHGNYSFSSLSGSADVLRELGVKIDLEPDQVKKSIEDTGIGFMLAPKFHPAMKRVVGPRKEMGVRTMFNILGPLTNPTGAKSQVVGVFDKSLCRLMAEALCRLGKEHVLVLHGDGMDEISTLSETYIVELKDGLITTYTITPEELGIPRAKATDIVGGTPEENARDILYIFNGEKGPKRDIIVVNAAAAIYVAGMTNSIKEAIPIAEEAIDSGKALDKLKQFIEFTSGKKVENESLNACQSMRHEVC from the coding sequence ATGAAACGTTGTCTCCAAAAATTAATCGAGGGTAATGATCTGACAAGGGCCGAAGCAGAAGCTGCTATGGAGCAGATACTGGAGAGTGCTACAGATGCACAGATCGGCGCATTTGTTATGGGTATGAAGATGAAAGGCGAGACTCCGGATGAGATCACTGGATTTGTAAACGCCATGTTGAAAGTGGCTAATCTGATATCTCCTGAAGTAAAGGGTACTCTTGTTGATGTAGTAGGTACAGGCGGTGACCGCCACAACACTATCAATATCTCAACTCCAGCCGCTATTGTTGCAGCAGCTGCAGGTGTTACTGTGGCAAAACACGGTAACTATTCCTTTTCATCCCTCTCAGGAAGTGCGGATGTACTCAGGGAACTTGGTGTGAAGATCGATCTTGAACCTGACCAGGTTAAAAAATCTATCGAGGACACTGGAATTGGCTTCATGCTTGCCCCAAAGTTCCATCCTGCAATGAAGAGGGTAGTAGGACCAAGAAAAGAGATGGGTGTAAGGACTATGTTCAACATTCTCGGTCCTCTGACAAACCCTACAGGTGCAAAGTCACAGGTTGTAGGTGTATTTGACAAGAGCCTTTGCAGGCTTATGGCAGAAGCTCTCTGCAGGCTTGGAAAGGAGCATGTACTTGTGCTTCATGGTGATGGGATGGATGAGATCAGCACTCTTTCCGAAACATACATCGTTGAGCTTAAGGATGGTCTGATCACAACATACACAATAACTCCTGAGGAGCTTGGTATCCCAAGGGCTAAAGCTACTGACATTGTGGGCGGTACGCCGGAAGAGAATGCCAGGGACATTCTTTATATCTTCAATGGTGAGAAAGGTCCTAAAAGGGATATTATCGTTGTCAATGCTGCAGCTGCGATCTACGTTGCAGGCATGACTAACTCTATCAAAGAAGCTATTCCAATTGCAGAAGAGGCAATTGATAGCGGAAAAGCATTAGACAAACTGAAGCAGTTCATCGAATTCACATCCGGCAAAAAGGTGGAAAATGAATCACTCAACGCGTGTCAAAGTATGCGGCATGAGGTCTGCTGA
- the cbiT gene encoding precorrin-6Y C5,15-methyltransferase (decarboxylating) subunit CbiT, translated as MSELLHISGGPTKPEVIAISLSKMELKDGITFYDVGCGTGAVSIEASKIARGLKVVAIDAREKAIDVARQNFKNFGVDDVTLISGESSESIDRNADIGTIDCAFVGGTKNISSVLDVLYKKKARNIVVNAVRIETVVNVINKMKELGIFSEVVHVTITRGYELTGETMFKPENPVYIVVGKLQDA; from the coding sequence ATGTCAGAACTATTGCACATAAGCGGAGGGCCAACAAAGCCAGAGGTCATCGCGATCTCATTATCAAAAATGGAACTGAAAGACGGGATCACGTTCTATGATGTTGGATGTGGAACAGGCGCTGTTTCCATCGAAGCATCGAAGATAGCACGTGGACTTAAGGTCGTTGCCATCGATGCAAGGGAAAAAGCTATCGATGTAGCAAGGCAGAACTTCAAAAATTTCGGTGTAGATGACGTTACATTAATTAGTGGCGAATCCTCCGAATCCATTGACCGGAATGCTGATATCGGAACCATTGACTGTGCTTTTGTAGGCGGGACAAAGAACATATCCAGTGTACTGGACGTGCTCTACAAAAAGAAAGCAAGAAATATTGTTGTGAATGCGGTAAGAATCGAAACCGTGGTCAATGTGATCAACAAGATGAAAGAACTTGGGATATTCTCCGAGGTCGTCCACGTTACCATTACCAGAGGTTATGAACTTACAGGCGAGACAATGTTCAAACCTGAAAATCCGGTCTACATTGTCGTGGGCAAACTACAGGATGCATGA
- a CDS encoding cobalt-factor II C(20)-methyltransferase yields MLIGVGLGPGDPELLTLKAVNILKSSDKVYVPGEMAAKLVEPYATPEILDFPMLRDYDVLNEVWKKNADLIAEESRNGNVAFGLIGDPNFFSTFTHLKRVMNKHYPDVETSTIPGISSITSFAARTDAEVDTSFEVSDGSETKHKIRLKATRPKEIMDDFKEEGYNEFIFAERLFSDREVVVKNSEEIPEKGNYFSIVYAKKN; encoded by the coding sequence ATGTTGATAGGAGTAGGACTTGGGCCAGGTGACCCTGAACTTCTTACACTTAAAGCTGTGAACATTCTCAAAAGCAGCGACAAGGTGTATGTGCCTGGAGAGATGGCAGCAAAGCTGGTAGAACCATATGCAACACCAGAAATTCTGGATTTCCCTATGTTAAGGGATTATGACGTTCTGAACGAAGTATGGAAGAAGAATGCCGATCTTATTGCAGAGGAGTCAAGGAACGGAAATGTTGCTTTCGGACTTATCGGCGATCCAAACTTCTTTTCCACTTTCACACACCTCAAACGTGTTATGAACAAACACTATCCGGATGTTGAAACTTCAACTATCCCCGGAATCAGTTCAATAACATCATTTGCTGCAAGGACCGATGCAGAAGTTGACACATCCTTTGAGGTCAGCGACGGGTCTGAGACAAAGCACAAGATAAGGCTTAAGGCAACCCGTCCAAAAGAGATCATGGACGACTTCAAAGAGGAAGGTTACAATGAGTTCATCTTTGCAGAGAGACTATTCTCTGACAGGGAAGTCGTTGTCAAGAATTCAGAAGAGATTCCTGAGAAAGGAAACTACTTCAGCATCGTATATGCAAAAAAGAACTAA
- a CDS encoding aminodeoxychorismate/anthranilate synthase component II, whose amino-acid sequence MKVLFVNNRDSFVWNLVDYVSMFESDTLVVPNSISVDEVREISPDAIVISPGPGNPENDRDVGSCIDIIHEFGSKIPMLGVCFGHQAINTAFGGTIARSKGGPVHGKASVVIHDTSPLFDEIPTSFYAGRYHSLSVERIADDLEITAQDENGLIMGLRHREYPIYGVQFHPESVLTPEGMKLIENFLKVAGMETKD is encoded by the coding sequence ATGAAAGTATTATTCGTGAATAACCGTGATTCTTTCGTCTGGAATCTTGTGGATTATGTTTCCATGTTCGAATCTGATACTCTTGTCGTTCCGAACTCCATATCTGTAGATGAGGTCAGGGAAATATCACCTGATGCAATTGTTATATCACCTGGTCCGGGAAATCCTGAGAATGATCGTGATGTCGGTAGCTGTATTGATATAATACATGAATTTGGCAGTAAGATCCCTATGCTTGGTGTTTGTTTTGGCCATCAGGCCATTAACACTGCATTCGGTGGAACGATCGCACGCTCGAAAGGAGGTCCTGTTCATGGTAAGGCCTCAGTAGTAATCCATGACACTTCACCATTGTTCGATGAAATTCCGACCTCATTCTATGCGGGCAGGTATCATTCCCTTTCAGTCGAGAGGATTGCTGATGATCTGGAAATAACTGCACAGGATGAGAATGGTCTTATTATGGGCCTCAGGCACAGGGAATATCCGATATATGGAGTCCAGTTCCATCCGGAGTCTGTTCTGACCCCTGAAGGGATGAAGCTCATTGAGAATTTCCTGAAGGTCGCAGGTATGGAAACGAAGGATTAA
- a CDS encoding cytochrome c biogenesis CcdA family protein, with translation MDFGGVTPIAAFVAGLISIFSPCVLPLLPAIFAYSTSKGPLRPVAIVIGLTISFTIMGVVTSAFGSLFQQYLLYLSLFAGLVIILFGFTLIFDLGIFNRLAILSGKGVKEKGLLGGLLLGMSLGIIWIPCVGPILASILALVAVEGDIAYGAFLLFIYSMGLGIPMLVIAYSANISSSALGKIAKYDVYLKKGAGAVLILVGLWMLYSNVFVRF, from the coding sequence ATGGACTTCGGAGGGGTAACACCTATAGCAGCATTTGTAGCAGGGTTGATCAGCATATTCTCCCCCTGTGTCCTTCCGCTTCTGCCAGCAATATTTGCTTATTCAACGTCAAAAGGTCCATTAAGGCCAGTTGCAATAGTCATCGGTCTTACTATATCCTTTACCATAATGGGTGTGGTGACATCTGCATTTGGTTCCCTTTTTCAGCAATATCTACTTTATCTAAGCCTCTTTGCAGGACTTGTCATCATACTTTTTGGTTTTACCCTGATCTTTGATCTTGGTATTTTCAACAGGCTTGCCATCCTTTCCGGCAAAGGGGTTAAAGAAAAAGGACTTCTTGGGGGGTTGCTTTTGGGAATGTCTCTGGGTATCATCTGGATTCCCTGCGTAGGTCCGATACTGGCATCTATCCTGGCATTGGTGGCTGTTGAAGGTGATATTGCCTATGGTGCCTTTTTGCTTTTCATATACTCAATGGGACTCGGAATTCCTATGCTTGTGATCGCGTATTCCGCGAATATCTCTTCCTCAGCCCTCGGCAAAATCGCGAAGTATGATGTATATCTCAAAAAAGGTGCAGGTGCTGTATTGATACTTGTTGGACTATGGATGCTTTACAGTAATGTCTTTGTCAGGTTCTAA
- a CDS encoding cobalamin biosynthesis protein CbiG has protein sequence MADHIDADVIIYKKGIFGDIFEDYQAIVAVFATGIVVREIAPLVVDKWEDPAVVVVDSNLNFAISLLGGHHGANELVRKISEMGVVPVITTATEVHNRNSVEGIAAKLGYDIVNKESTRDVNCALLDQDVEVLEIKGPKIVIVENDVSVLKKEKADD, from the coding sequence CTGGCAGACCACATCGATGCAGATGTTATCATTTACAAGAAAGGGATCTTCGGAGATATCTTCGAGGATTACCAGGCCATTGTGGCGGTCTTCGCCACAGGCATAGTAGTACGCGAGATAGCACCACTGGTAGTAGACAAATGGGAAGATCCAGCAGTAGTTGTAGTTGACTCAAACCTTAACTTTGCGATCTCCCTTCTTGGCGGGCATCACGGAGCTAACGAGCTTGTCCGGAAGATATCAGAGATGGGGGTTGTCCCCGTCATAACAACTGCTACTGAAGTGCACAACCGTAATTCCGTAGAAGGTATTGCAGCCAAACTTGGCTATGATATCGTCAACAAGGAATCCACAAGGGATGTGAACTGCGCCCTGCTTGACCAGGACGTAGAAGTTCTTGAAATAAAAGGACCAAAGATCGTTATTGTGGAAAATGATGTATCTGTGCTGAAAAAAGAGAAGGCGGACGATTAA
- the cobM gene encoding precorrin-4 C(11)-methyltransferase: MADNVVTFVGSGPGNPKLITLLGKEKLEEADLVVYAGSLVNPIVVDYCKGEKVDSYGLTLDEITKKMADAVKEGKKVVRLHSGDPSLYGNVVEQMEELKKYDITVERVPGVSSVFATAAALDTQLTLNGVSDTLIITRPAGKTLEKDIIKELSRHNATMAVFLGTQKIEEIMEKVEYSDDTPVAVVFHASWPDQKIVYGTVADIAQKVKDEGIIRSAMILIGGVVDPVDYRRSHLYGVAQEPL, from the coding sequence ATGGCAGATAATGTAGTTACTTTTGTGGGCTCCGGGCCAGGAAACCCAAAACTTATCACATTACTCGGCAAGGAAAAGCTGGAAGAAGCAGACCTTGTAGTATATGCAGGTTCACTTGTGAACCCCATCGTGGTTGACTATTGTAAGGGAGAGAAAGTAGACAGTTATGGACTGACCCTTGATGAGATCACAAAGAAAATGGCAGATGCCGTTAAGGAAGGAAAGAAGGTAGTACGCCTGCACAGCGGAGACCCATCCCTCTACGGTAACGTCGTTGAGCAGATGGAAGAGTTGAAGAAGTACGACATCACCGTCGAGCGCGTACCAGGAGTTTCTTCTGTTTTCGCAACTGCAGCAGCTCTTGACACACAGCTCACCCTCAACGGGGTTTCCGATACGCTTATAATCACACGTCCTGCCGGCAAGACCCTTGAAAAAGATATAATTAAGGAACTTTCAAGGCACAACGCAACAATGGCAGTATTCCTCGGCACCCAGAAGATCGAGGAGATAATGGAAAAGGTCGAATATTCAGACGATACCCCGGTAGCTGTAGTATTCCATGCATCATGGCCTGACCAGAAGATCGTTTACGGTACAGTAGCAGACATTGCACAGAAGGTAAAGGATGAAGGCATCATACGCAGTGCAATGATCCTTATCGGTGGAGTAGTAGACCCTGTCGATTACAGGAGGTCACACTTATACGGAGTAGCACAAGAACCGCTGTAA
- the cobJ gene encoding precorrin-3B C(17)-methyltransferase, giving the protein MEGSQLQSQNENENGKLFIIGIGPGSVEQLTVRARDVILNSDYVVGNGTYLDQVESLLGEQEIVRSAMGKEVDRAKKAVNLAKENKVVSMISGGDANVYGMAGLVLEVAEHEDLDVDVEVLPGVTAITAGASVLGAPIVNDFSVISLSDLLTPWEVIEKRLNAAASADFVISLYNPKSRQRHSNFSRAIEIIKKHKDGSVPVGLVKNALRGESQDYIVTTLEDVLDYNDWVDMSTMIIVCNADSRIWKSEKGEKIITPRGYQRKYDY; this is encoded by the coding sequence ATGGAAGGATCACAATTGCAATCGCAGAATGAAAATGAAAATGGCAAATTATTCATCATCGGTATCGGACCAGGCTCTGTTGAGCAGCTTACTGTACGTGCCAGGGATGTTATACTGAATTCAGATTATGTTGTAGGTAACGGCACATATCTTGACCAGGTGGAAAGTCTCCTCGGAGAACAGGAGATCGTACGCAGTGCAATGGGCAAAGAAGTAGACCGTGCTAAAAAGGCAGTTAACCTTGCAAAAGAGAACAAGGTAGTTTCCATGATAAGCGGTGGAGATGCAAATGTCTATGGTATGGCAGGCCTTGTCCTTGAAGTTGCAGAGCACGAGGACCTTGATGTCGATGTAGAAGTGCTTCCAGGAGTTACCGCTATCACAGCCGGTGCAAGTGTACTCGGTGCACCTATCGTGAATGACTTCTCAGTTATCAGCCTCAGTGATCTTCTCACACCATGGGAAGTAATTGAGAAACGCCTGAACGCAGCAGCATCTGCTGATTTTGTGATTTCACTCTACAATCCAAAGAGCAGACAGCGTCACTCTAACTTCTCAAGAGCCATTGAGATCATAAAGAAGCACAAGGACGGATCAGTTCCTGTAGGACTTGTCAAGAACGCACTTCGTGGCGAAAGCCAGGACTACATTGTCACAACCCTTGAAGATGTACTTGACTACAATGACTGGGTAGACATGAGCACAATGATCATTGTCTGCAATGCTGATTCTCGCATCTGGAAGAGTGAGAAAGGTGAGAAAATAATCACACCCAGGGGGTATCAGAGGAAATATGACTACTGA
- the trpE gene encoding anthranilate synthase component I: MISFDLTKDEFTELVSSSKGPSLVQLMAKVRSDCSPLQLYTTFQNEDYSYMLESVEKEKRHARFSFVGAYPDVVAKISGRQLSLEYGEDSVLIDTIRSKLDIECENILDDGSVLKADIKAGSDVVDALRAVFPTADGTTLLNEKRFDRQTFLGGAIGYNGYDMIYDCWLDIQRRHQSDVPDMQFILTTRTFVFDHLTDETYMVLTPFAGEGCDPDKLYDDALKEAEEMCQCLRDAVDVELGDLPELSGSSEAICNMDQDAFEKAVVAAKEHILDGDIFQVVLSRRYSMEIEQTPLELYRTLRGINPSPYMYLFSFRDLNIVGASPETLMTVHERKVITNPIAGTCPRGKDEDEDDEYAAKMMSDKKERAEHVMLVDLGRNDVRMVSKSGSVKVSDFMSVVKYSHVQHIESTVCGELRPECDQFDATRAIFPAGTLSGAPKIRAMEIIDEFEPSARGVYGGGVGYYSWNGDVDTAIVIRTVIIKDGVANVQAGAGIVADSDPTYEYEETERKMAAMIAAMGGKR, from the coding sequence ATGATATCGTTCGATCTTACAAAGGATGAGTTCACAGAACTTGTGAGCAGCTCAAAAGGACCTTCACTTGTACAGCTTATGGCTAAAGTGAGGTCGGATTGCTCTCCTTTGCAACTATATACTACGTTTCAGAATGAAGATTACTCTTATATGCTTGAATCAGTGGAAAAGGAAAAAAGGCATGCTCGTTTCTCTTTCGTTGGTGCCTATCCTGATGTTGTGGCTAAGATAAGCGGGCGTCAACTTAGTCTTGAATACGGGGAAGACTCTGTACTTATTGATACGATCCGTTCAAAACTGGATATTGAATGTGAGAACATATTGGACGATGGTTCTGTCCTGAAGGCTGACATAAAGGCTGGTTCTGATGTGGTGGATGCACTCCGTGCAGTGTTCCCCACAGCTGACGGCACTACTCTACTGAACGAAAAAAGGTTTGACAGACAGACCTTCCTTGGAGGTGCCATTGGTTACAATGGTTATGACATGATCTATGATTGCTGGTTAGATATCCAGAGGCGTCACCAGTCAGATGTACCTGATATGCAGTTCATACTTACCACAAGGACATTTGTCTTTGATCATCTGACCGACGAGACCTATATGGTGCTAACCCCCTTCGCAGGTGAAGGTTGTGATCCTGATAAATTATACGATGATGCATTAAAGGAAGCAGAAGAAATGTGCCAGTGTCTCCGTGATGCTGTGGATGTGGAACTTGGCGACCTTCCCGAGTTGTCAGGATCATCAGAAGCTATCTGTAATATGGATCAGGATGCATTTGAAAAGGCCGTAGTAGCAGCCAAGGAACATATCCTGGACGGTGATATCTTCCAGGTGGTACTTTCCAGGCGTTATTCAATGGAAATAGAGCAAACTCCTCTGGAATTGTATCGTACTCTCAGGGGTATCAACCCCAGCCCTTATATGTATCTCTTCAGCTTCCGCGACCTGAACATCGTGGGTGCAAGTCCAGAGACACTCATGACAGTACATGAGCGCAAGGTCATAACGAATCCTATTGCAGGCACATGCCCTCGTGGAAAGGATGAAGATGAGGACGATGAATATGCTGCTAAAATGATGTCTGACAAGAAAGAGCGTGCAGAACATGTTATGCTTGTGGATCTTGGAAGGAATGATGTACGCATGGTTTCCAAATCCGGTTCAGTGAAGGTGAGTGATTTCATGAGCGTTGTGAAATATTCTCATGTCCAGCATATTGAAAGCACAGTTTGTGGGGAACTTCGACCTGAATGCGACCAGTTCGATGCAACACGTGCCATCTTCCCGGCAGGAACCCTCTCCGGTGCCCCAAAGATAAGGGCAATGGAGATAATTGATGAGTTCGAACCATCGGCACGTGGTGTCTACGGCGGAGGTGTGGGGTATTATTCCTGGAATGGTGATGTCGACACTGCCATTGTCATAAGGACGGTTATAATCAAGGACGGGGTTGCCAATGTACAGGCAGGTGCCGGTATCGTTGCTGATTCCGATCCGACGTATGAATATGAGGAAACAGAGCGTAAAATGGCTGCAATGATAGCTGCTATGGGAGGTAAAAGATGA
- a CDS encoding cobyric acid synthase has product MNTKKHLLILGTASHVGKSAVVTGLCRILAAKHKVAPFKAQNMSLNSWITQDGKEIGIAQAIQAMAAGIEPTADMNPVLLKPKGDRVSQVILLGEPYADKSAGSYYDSIEETHDVLRGALQRLADEYEIIVMEGAGGAAEINLYERDIVNIGTARITDAPIILVGDIERGGVFASLYGTIELLPEDVRKNVRGFIINKFRGDPAILESGLTELEERTGIPVLGVLPHFKLRIPSEDSVSIGDKSSDSSDVHDVDIAIIRLPRISNFTDFEPLERMAKVRYVDLDEDLGNPDAIIIPGTKNTTSDLHDLMESGMADKIRCFNGKIPILGICGGYQMLGTSILDSGIEGGEAATFEGLGLLDIETVFDAYEKRTVQVTKTVKKCGPIFDNIAGEDVKGYEIHMGMSSSKRPVFGDDGCADDSGLVIGTYLHGLFENQNVRHALVKYLAEKKGLEFEDEYIPEQDPYDELADVIRERLDMSRIYEMLGLGPDGF; this is encoded by the coding sequence ATGAATACTAAAAAACATTTGTTAATACTGGGAACGGCTTCTCATGTTGGCAAGAGTGCAGTTGTGACTGGCCTTTGTCGCATACTTGCTGCCAAACACAAGGTCGCTCCCTTCAAAGCACAGAACATGAGTCTTAATTCATGGATCACGCAGGATGGTAAAGAGATCGGTATCGCCCAGGCAATCCAGGCGATGGCAGCAGGCATTGAGCCAACTGCCGATATGAATCCAGTTCTTCTCAAACCCAAGGGGGACCGCGTCTCACAGGTTATACTTCTTGGAGAACCTTATGCTGACAAGAGTGCAGGTTCATATTATGATTCCATAGAGGAAACACATGATGTCCTGAGAGGTGCCCTTCAGCGTCTTGCGGACGAGTATGAGATCATTGTCATGGAAGGTGCCGGCGGTGCTGCTGAGATCAATCTTTATGAACGTGATATTGTTAACATCGGTACTGCAAGGATAACCGACGCACCCATCATCCTCGTGGGTGATATCGAAAGAGGTGGTGTTTTCGCAAGTCTTTATGGTACCATAGAACTGCTTCCTGAAGATGTGCGCAAGAACGTCCGTGGGTTTATCATAAACAAGTTCAGGGGAGACCCGGCTATACTTGAATCAGGTCTTACGGAACTTGAAGAGCGAACGGGAATTCCTGTTCTTGGTGTCCTTCCTCATTTCAAGCTGAGGATCCCTTCAGAAGATTCCGTGTCCATTGGTGATAAATCCTCAGACAGCTCCGATGTCCATGATGTTGACATTGCTATTATACGTCTTCCGAGGATCTCAAACTTCACTGATTTCGAGCCTCTGGAGCGTATGGCAAAGGTCAGGTATGTGGATCTGGATGAAGATCTTGGCAATCCTGATGCGATTATTATCCCCGGTACTAAGAATACTACCAGTGACCTTCACGACCTCATGGAAAGTGGCATGGCTGATAAGATCCGTTGTTTCAATGGAAAGATCCCCATTCTTGGTATCTGTGGTGGTTACCAGATGCTTGGGACGTCTATCCTTGACTCCGGTATTGAAGGTGGTGAAGCTGCAACTTTTGAGGGACTTGGCCTTCTGGACATCGAGACTGTTTTCGATGCATACGAGAAGCGTACCGTCCAGGTAACGAAGACTGTTAAAAAGTGTGGCCCGATCTTCGACAATATCGCCGGTGAAGATGTAAAAGGATATGAGATCCACATGGGTATGTCCTCTTCAAAGAGGCCGGTCTTTGGAGATGATGGCTGTGCTGACGACAGTGGACTTGTGATCGGTACATATTTACATGGCCTTTTCGAGAACCAGAATGTAAGGCACGCTCTTGTGAAATATCTGGCTGAAAAGAAAGGTCTTGAATTTGAAGACGAATATATTCCGGAGCAGGATCCGTATGATGAGCTCGCTGATGTCATACGTGAGCGCCTGGATATGTCTCGTATCTATGAAATGCTTGGATTGGGCCCGGATGGGTTCTGA
- a CDS encoding phosphoribosylanthranilate isomerase encodes MNHSTRVKVCGMRSAEDIDLAVISGADAVGFITDVPVETPRKIDLKKARELIPCVPFFVDSVLVIMPESATEAIDMINSVRPDVVQIHSPLDIDNMRSVRDNTDVRIIRTFHVPSEGDVMVSGLVDEVNLLSSEDLIDGILLDSYVSGKVGGTGKVHDLSISRQVVELVDVPVVLAGGLNADNVAECVKQVSPFAVDTASGVETDGKKDAEKIRRFVNEVRCAR; translated from the coding sequence ATGAATCACTCAACGCGTGTCAAAGTATGCGGCATGAGGTCTGCTGAAGACATCGACCTTGCAGTAATTTCTGGTGCAGATGCAGTTGGTTTCATAACCGATGTTCCTGTGGAAACTCCAAGGAAGATCGATCTCAAAAAGGCTCGGGAACTTATTCCTTGTGTGCCTTTTTTTGTGGATTCCGTACTAGTCATCATGCCGGAATCTGCTACTGAGGCAATCGATATGATAAATTCAGTAAGACCCGATGTGGTCCAGATCCACAGTCCTCTTGATATTGATAATATGAGATCGGTTCGTGATAATACGGATGTTAGAATTATTCGTACTTTCCATGTTCCTTCTGAAGGCGATGTAATGGTCAGTGGTCTTGTTGATGAGGTCAATTTACTTTCATCTGAGGATCTTATCGATGGTATCCTGCTGGATTCCTATGTTTCCGGTAAGGTCGGTGGGACTGGTAAGGTACATGATCTTTCCATAAGCAGGCAGGTAGTGGAACTTGTGGATGTACCTGTGGTACTTGCAGGTGGTCTGAACGCTGACAATGTCGCAGAGTGCGTAAAGCAGGTCTCTCCCTTTGCTGTGGATACGGCTTCAGGTGTGGAAACAGATGGAAAGAAGGATGCAGAAAAGATAAGGCGTTTTGTAAATGAGGTCAGGTGTGCCAGATGA
- a CDS encoding cobalamin biosynthesis protein gives MYIGIGARRGVSSEEVVDAVKQALEEVGKDESEIKMFASSTLKENETGLIEAINDMGFDIKFLPDDVLNGFEVPSDSQASRFGLKGVAEPAALALSANKKLILEKKVYGRITIAIAE, from the coding sequence ATGTACATTGGAATAGGTGCTCGCAGGGGCGTATCATCCGAAGAGGTGGTCGATGCTGTAAAGCAAGCTCTGGAAGAGGTAGGGAAGGATGAAAGTGAAATAAAAATGTTCGCATCATCAACTCTGAAGGAGAACGAGACCGGACTCATAGAAGCGATAAATGATATGGGATTTGATATCAAGTTCCTCCCTGACGATGTCCTGAATGGTTTTGAAGTCCCGTCTGATTCACAGGCAAGCAGATTTGGCCTCAAGGGTGTTGCCGAACCGGCAGCGTTAGCATTATCTGCTAATAAGAAATTGATACTGGAAAAGAAAGTATATGGAAGGATCACAATTGCAATCGCAGAATGA
- a CDS encoding precorrin-8X methylmutase, with translation MTTENNNKDVPELEDLVEMTVDIDQELIKDCSDSGARTDEAKTIYMTSRRIAHDLIVKGEKETPEERVTQRCVISTGDPSVADIMSYTNNPVDAGVEAIKNGAPIFVDINMVKAGITKKGHNCEVLCVLDEDQNAEVAKKYGITRTAAGFLLARDRLEGSIVAIGNAPSAALAVCRMIEHGIKPALIVGTPVGFVNAAESKEEVRKMDVPSITCIGTRGGTPMAVACVNELVAIAKERDE, from the coding sequence ATGACTACTGAAAACAACAATAAGGACGTCCCGGAACTTGAAGATCTGGTAGAGATGACAGTGGACATCGACCAGGAGCTCATTAAAGATTGTTCAGACTCAGGTGCCCGCACGGATGAAGCAAAGACGATCTACATGACAAGTCGTCGCATTGCTCACGACCTCATCGTCAAAGGAGAAAAGGAAACTCCTGAAGAGCGTGTTACACAGCGTTGTGTGATCTCCACAGGAGACCCATCTGTTGCAGATATCATGTCCTACACCAACAATCCAGTGGATGCAGGAGTAGAAGCAATTAAGAATGGAGCTCCAATTTTCGTAGATATCAACATGGTCAAAGCCGGAATTACAAAGAAGGGACACAACTGCGAAGTACTCTGTGTCCTTGATGAAGACCAGAATGCAGAAGTTGCCAAAAAATACGGCATCACAAGAACTGCTGCCGGTTTCCTTTTAGCAAGGGACAGGCTTGAAGGATCTATTGTCGCAATTGGTAATGCACCATCTGCAGCACTTGCAGTCTGCAGGATGATCGAGCACGGTATCAAACCTGCACTTATCGTCGGAACCCCCGTTGGTTTCGTCAACGCTGCAGAATCCAAGGAAGAAGTTAGGAAAATGGATGTACCATCCATCACCTGTATCGGAACACGTGGCGGAACTCCAATGGCAGTTGCATGCGTCAATGAGCTTGTTGCCATTGCAAAAGAAAGGGACGAGTGA